One Aegilops tauschii subsp. strangulata cultivar AL8/78 chromosome 7, Aet v6.0, whole genome shotgun sequence genomic window carries:
- the LOC109757479 gene encoding triacylglycerol lipase 2 has product MILHISMAASLFLMSLLMLLLDSNPCTALSWRNNSLVDDIGIPCPVSPHPFTMCKSEAEAYGYPCEDHKVTTEDGYILSLKRIPHGHDTDNSTGDEKTRQPILLFHGLFVDGVSWLLGTPDQSLGFILADGGFDVWLANTRGTNTSRKHTSLSPKNPAFWDWSWDQIAEYDLPAVLEFVYHHTGRQKVHYIGHSLGTLIILAAFSEHKLLHLVRSAVLLCPIAYLSRTRSDLTRLAAKMFMAEAAHFIGLHEFNPVGKTAAELLAKVCGDPKIDCHDVFSALAGPDCCLNKSTTCAFMLHAPQPTSMRNLIHLSQMVRNEGVRRYDYGNAKENMKHYKQPRPPLYNLSSIPTHVPMLLTHGGQDFLGDVPDTRHLLKTLVRNHDSDNIEVQYLPDYAHADFVIAYNAPRLVYEPMVDFFQRH; this is encoded by the exons ATGATTCTACATATTTCGATGGCTGCGAGTTTATTTCTAATGAGTTTGTTGATGCTTTTGCTTGACTCTAACCCCTGCACAGCTCTCTCATGGAGGAACAATAGTTTAGTGGATGATATTGGTATACCATGTCCAGTTTCTCCGCATCCGTTTACTATGTGCAAGTCAGAGGCAGAAGCTTACGGCTATCCATGTGAAGATCACAAG GTCACAACTGAAGATGGATATATTCTTAGCTTAAAAAGGATTCCTCATGGCCATGATACTGATAACTCAACCGGGGATGAGAAGACAAGGCAACCAATACTGCTATTCCACGGGCTTTTTGTG GATGGCGTTTCTTGGCTACTGGGTACACCAGACCAATCACTTGGCTTTATTTTGGCAGACGGTGGGTTTGATGTTTGGCTAGCGAACACTCGTGGAACTAATACCAGCCGCAAACATACATCGCTGTCCCCAAAAAATCCG GCTTTCTGGGATTGGTCGTGGGACCAAATTGCTGAATATGATCTTCCAGCCGTGCTTGAGTTTGTGTATCACCACACAGGACGTCAAAAAGTCCACTATATCGGTCACTCACTG GGAACCTTGATTATTCTTGCAGCCTTCTCTGAGCACAAGTTACTACACTTAGTTCGATCAGCTGTGTTGCTCTGCCCAATCGCTTATCTGAGCAGAACTAGATCCGATCTCACCCGGCTTGCTGCTAAAATGTTCATGGCAGAA GCAGCTCACTTTATAGGTCTTCACGAGTTCAATCCTGTTGG AAAAACTGCAGCTGAACTTCTAGCCAAAGTATGTGGCGACCCCAAAATTGACTGCCACGATGTATTTTCTGCTCTTGCAG GACCGGACTGTTGCCTCAATAAATCAACTACATGTGCCTTCATGCTGCATGCTCCACAGCCTACGTCTATGAGAAACCTTATTCACTTGTCGCAGA TGGTCAGGAACGAAGGGGTCAGAAGGTATGACTACGGCAATGCCAAGGAAAACATGAAGCATTACAAGCAACCACGCCCTCCGCTGTACAACCTCTCATCCATTCCGACCCATGTCCCCATGCTCCTGACGCATGGCGGCCAAGACTTCCTCGGCGATGTCCCTGACACCAGGCACCTCCTGAAGACACTGGTCAGAAACCATGACTCCGATAACATCGAGGTGCAATACTTGCCCGACTATGCTCATGCTGACTTTGTGATAGCCTATAATGCTCCACGCCTCGTATATGAACCGATGGTCGACTTCTTTCAACGTCACTGA